Proteins encoded in a region of the Loxodonta africana isolate mLoxAfr1 chromosome 22, mLoxAfr1.hap2, whole genome shotgun sequence genome:
- the DHX30 gene encoding ATP-dependent RNA helicase DHX30 isoform X4, with amino-acid sequence MCSAYVQEAFPDLAPHSSPGFLASRDLLKEFPQPKNLLNSVIGRALGISHAKDKLVYVHTNGPKKKKVTLHIKWPKSVEVEGYGSKKIDAERQAAAAACQLFKGWGLLGPRNELFDAAKYRVLADRFGSPADSWWRQEPTMPPTSWRQLNPDSIRPGGPGGLSRSLGREEEEDEEEELEEGTIDVTDFLSMTQQDSHTPLRDSRGCSFEMTDDDSAIRALTQFPLPKNLLAKVIQIATSSSTAKNLMQFHTVGTKTKLSTLTLLWPCPMTFVAKGRRKAEAENKAAALACKKLKSLGLVDRNNEPLTHAMYNLASLRELGETQRRPCTIQVPEPVLRKIETFLNHYPTDSSWISPEPQLQSDDILSLGKDSGPLSDPITGKPYMPLSEAEEVRLSQSLLELWRRRGPVWQEAPQLPVDPHRDTILNAIELHPVVVISGDTGCGKTTRIPQLLLERFVTEGRGAHCNVIITQPRRISAVSVAQRVGHELGPSLRRNVGFQVRLESKPPARGGALLFCTVGILLRKLQSNPSLEGVSHVIVDEVHERDVNTDFLLILLKGLQRLNPALRLVLMSATGDNERFSRYFGGCPVIKVPGFMYPVREHYLEDILAKLGKHQYPHRHRHHESEDECALDLDLVTDLVLHIDAHGEPGGILCFLPGWQEIKGVQQRLQEALGVHESKYLILPVHSNIPMMDQKAIFQQPPLGVRKIVLATNIAETSITINDIVHVVDSGLHKEERYDLKTKVSCLETVWVSRANVIQRRGRAGRCQSGFAYHLFPRSRLEKMAPFQVPEILRTPLENLVLQAKIHMPEKTAVEFLSKAVDSPDIKAVDEAVILLQEIGVLDQREYLTTLGQRLAHISTDPRLAKAIVLAAIFRCLHPLLVVVSCLTRDPFSSSLQNRAEVDKVKALLSHDSGSDHLAFVRAVAGWEEVLRWQDRSSRENYLEENLLYAPSLRFIHGLIKQFSENIYEAFLVGKPSDCTLASAQCNEYSEEEELVKGVLMAGLYPNLIQVRQGKVTRQGKFKPNSVTYRTKSGNILLHKSTINREATRLRSRWLTYFMAVKSNGSVFVRDSSQVHPLAVLLLTDGDVHIRDDGRRATISLSDNDLLRLEGDSRTVRLLRELRRALGRMVERSLRSELAALPPSVQQEHGQLLALLAELLRGPCGSFDVRKAADD; translated from the exons GGCTGGGGTCTACTGGGTCCCCGGAATGAGCTGTTTGATGCAGCCAAATACCGTGTGCTAGCTGATCGCTTTGGCTCCCCGGCTGACAGCTGGTGGCGCCAAGAGCCCACCATGCCACCCACTTCCTGGCGGCAGCTGAATCCCGACAGCATCCGGCCTGGGGGGCCTGGGGGTCTTTCTCGATCCTTGGgccgggaggaggaggaggatgaggaAGAGGAGCTAGAAGAGGGGACCATCGATGTTACTGACTTCCTGTCCATGACCCAGCAGGACTCCCACACCCCACTCAGGGACTCGAG GGGGTGCTCCTTTGAGATGACAGATGACGacagtgccatcagggctctgacCCAGTTTCCACTTCCCAAGAACCTACTGGCCAAGGTGATTCAGATTGCCACCTCGTCCTCCACTGCTAAG AACCTGATGCAGTTCCATACTGTGGGCACCAAGACCAAGCTGTCCACCCTTACCCTGCTCTGGCCATGTCCCATGACCTTTGTCGCCAAAGGGCGCCGAAAAGCAGAGGCTGAGAACAAGGCAGCAGCCTTGGCCTGCAAGAAGCTGAAG AGCCTGGGCCTAGTGGACAGGAACAACGAGCCGCTTACCCACGCTATGTACAACCTGGCCTCCTTGCGCGAGCTGGGTGAGACCCAGCGCCGGCCATGTACCATCCAGGTGCCCGAGCCCGTCCTCCGCAAGATTGAGACCTTCCTGAATCAT TACCCCACGGACAGTTCATGGATCTCCCCAGAGCCCCAACTGCAGAGCGATGATATCTTGTCCTTGGGCAAGGACTCAGGGCCCCTGAGTGACCCTATCACGGGCAAGCCCTACATGCCCCTGTCAGAAGCAGAGGAGGTGCGTCTGAGCCAGAGCCTGCTTGAGCTGTGGCGGCGGCGAGGTCCGGTCTGGCAAGAGGCCCCTCAGCTACCTGTGGACCCACATAGGGACACCATCCTCAATGCCATTGAGTTGCACCCGGTGGTGGTCATCTCCGGGGACACGGGCTGCGGGAAGACCACGCGCATCCCCCAGCTGCTGCTGGAGCGCTTTGTGACTGAGGGCCGTGGCGCACACTGCAATGTGATCATTACCCAGCCACGCCGCATCTCAGCTGTGTCTGTGGCACAGCGGGTCGGCCACGAACTGGGCCCTTCTCTGCGCCGGAACGTGGGCTTCCAGGTGCGCTTGGAAAGCAAGCCCCCGGCCCGAGGCGGGGCTTTGCTCTTCTGCACTGTGGGCATCCTGCTGCGGAAGCTGCAGAGCAACCCCAGCCTGGAGGGCGTGAGCCATGTCATCGTGGACGAGGTGCACGAGCGAGACGTGAACACGGACTTCCTGCTTATTCTGCTCAAGGGCCTGCAGCGACTCAACCCGGCCCTGCGGCTGGTGCTCATGAGCGCCACAGGTGATAATGAGCGCTTTTCCCGCTACTTTGGTGGCTGCCCCGTCATCAAGGTGCCCGGCTTCATGTATCCTGTCAGGGAGCACTACTTGGAGGACATCCTGGCCAAGCTGGGCAAGCACCAATACCCACACCGGCACCGGCACCACGAG TCTGAGGACGAGTGCGCCCTCGATTTGGACCTTGTCACTGACCTGGTGCTGCACATCGATGCCCACGGGGAGCCAG GTGGGATCCTGTGCTTCCTGCCAGGCTGGCAGGAGATCAAAGGAGTGCAGCAGCGCCTCCAGGAGGCCCTGGGCGTGCACGAGAGCAAGTACCTCATCCTGCCAG TGCACTCCAACATCCCCATGATGGACCAGAAGGCCATATTCCAGCAACCTCCACTCGGGGTGCGCAAGATTGTCTTGGCCACCAACATTGCTGAGACCTCCATCACGATTAATGATATTGTGCACGTGGTGGACAGCGGTCTCCACAAGGAGGAGCGCTACGACCTGAAGACCAAG GTGTCCTGCCTGGAGACCGTGTGGGTGTCCCGAGCCAACGTGATCCAGCGCCGGGGCCGGGCAGGCCGTTGTCAGTCGGGCTTTGCCTACCACCTGTTCCCGCGCAGCCGGCTGGAGAAAATGGCCCCTTTCCAAGTGCCAGAGATCCTGCGCACACCCCTTGAGAACCTGGTGCTGCAAGCCAAGATCCACATGCCAGAGAAGACA GCAGTGGAGTTCCTCTCCAAGGCTGTGGACAGTCCAGACATCAAGGCAGTGGACGAGGCCGTGATCTTGCTACAGGAGATAG GGGTGCTGGACCAGCGAGAGTACCTGACCACCCTGGGGCAGCGCCTAGCCCACATCTCCACCGACCCCCGGCTGGCCAAGGCCATAGTGCTGGCTGCCATCTTCCGTTGCCTGCACCCGCTGCTGGTGGTTGTTTCCTGCCTCACCCGGGACCCCTTCAGCAGCAGCCTGCAGAATCGGGCGGAGGTGGACAAG GTGAAGGCACTGTTGAGCCATGACAGTGGCAGTGACCATCTGGCCTTTGTGCGGGCTGTGGCTGGCTGGGAGGAAGTGCTGCGCTGGCAGGACCGCAGCTCCCGGGAGAACTACCTGGAGGAGAACCTGCTGTACGCGCCCAGCCTGCGCTTCATCCACG GCCTCATCAAGCAGTTCTCTGAGAACATTTACGAGGCCTTCCTGGTGGGGAAGCCCTCGGACTGCACCCTGGCctctgcccagtgcaatgagtaCAGTGAGGAGGAGGAGCTGGTGAAGGGTGTGCTGATGGCGGGCCTCTACCCCAACCTCATCCAG GTGAGGCAGGGCAAGGTGACCCGGCAGGGGAAGTTCAAGCCCAACAGTGTCACATACAGGACCAAATCAGGCAACATTCTGCTGCACAAGTCGACCATTAACAG GGAGGCCACACGGCTACGGAGCCGGTGGCTGACGTACTTCATGGCCGTCAAGTCCAACGGCAGTGTCTTCGTCCGGGACTCCTCACAGGTGCACCCACTAGCTGTGCTGCTACTGACCGATGGGGATGTCCACATCCGTG ATGATGGGCGCCGGGCCACCATCTCACTGAGTGACAATGACCTGCTGAGGCTGGAGGGCGACTCACGCACCGTGCGGCTGCTGAGGGAGCTGCGCCGAGCCCTGGGACGCATGGTGGAGCGGAGCCTACGCAGCGAGCTGGCTGCACTGCCACCCAGCGTGCAGCAGGAACATGGGCAGCTGCTCGCCCTCCTGGCAGAACTGCTGCGGGGACCCTGTGGCAGCTTTGACGTGCGCAAGGCAGCTGATGACTGA